TTCATAAAGCGTTGAACAACAGACCAAACCAACCTTACATTTCGTTCAACCAAAATGTCTTTTGCATTTTGATCGCCCGCTTGGCTAAGACGAAGATATTCCTTTACCTCTTCATCACGCAACTGTTTGACATTATGAGTTTTATTTAATTCCATTTTTTAGTCCATCCCCTTAATTGCATAAGGTTCGACTTTTATTAAAATGTTTGATCAATTTCACTATTGTTCCTTGACCACTTGTTGATTCAACTTCAACTTTATCCATGAAATTTTCCATAATTGTAAAACCCATTCCCGATCTTTCTAACTCCGGTTTAGAAGTGTAAAGTGGTTCAATAGCTTGATCAATATCTGCAATACCTACACCTGTATCTCTAATAACAAGTTCTACTTGATCGTCATCAATCGAACAAGTCATATAAATCATTTCATTCGCATTATGGTTATAACCATGAATGATCGCATTCGTAACAGCTTCAGAAACCACTGTCTTTATTTCTGTTAATTCATCAAGTGTTGGATCTAGCTGGGAGACAAAAGCCGCAATAGTAACTCTGGCGAATGATTCGTTCGCACTAATACTAGAAAATTTAATGTCCATCTCATTCTTCACGATGCCACCCCCAAACGAAGTAATGCAAATGACTCATTTTCTTCCAATCGAATAATCTTAAACAATCCAGATAACTCAAACAAGCGTTTTACAGCAGGAGAAATCGAACAAACTACCATTTCTCCGTCTCGTTGTTTTATTTCCTTATATCTGCCTAAGATAACTCCTAAGCCTGAACTATCCATGAAGGTTAATTGTTCTAAATTCATAATGACATGCTCGGTTTTTGTCTCTTTAATCATAGTCTGCCATTCTTTTTTGAATTGTTCTGCTTCATGATGATCTAGTTCACCCGATAGCCTTACCAGCAATACATTTTCTTTCGTCTTCCAATCTGTTATCAAGCTCACTGTTTTTCCTCCTCTTATTCCTTTGTTCTTTGGTTTCTTTCTATTTTGTTTAATTGAATTCCTGCAACATGACAAAACTAGTGTTTATTCGAAACAAAATGATACTTATCCCTCTTTTTTCACCAATTCCTTCATCGAGTATTTAAATAACTTCCAAACACTCGCTTCTTCAAGTGTTTCTTTTAATAGTAAAGGGGTTTCTGACAACAATTTCCCATCTTTCTTCACTTCTAATAAGCCAACTTGACTCCCCTTAGTTAAAGGTAATTGAATATCTTGATTTATTTTTATATTTGTTTCAATTCCAGATTGTTTTTCCCCTTTTTCTAATACAATTGAGACAGCATCTTCTGTAATAACATCTACTTCATCTTTATCAGCTTTAACCATTGAAATTTTCGTTACTGCTTGCTGTCCTTCATACAGTTGTTCTGTTTTATATTGAGAGAAAGCATAATCAAACATCTGTGTAACTGCTTGATTTCTTGCTTTAGTCGATTCAGCTCCAAGTGCAACTGCAATCACACGCATATTATCTTTTTTTGCAGTTGCAGTTAAACAATATTTTGCTTCTGAAGTGTAACCAGTTTTTAGTCCGTCCACACCATCATAAAACTTAACTAATTTATTTGTGTTTACTAACCAAAACTCATCTTCTGTACCTTTACGTAAATAATCTTCGTAAACACTTGTATACGTTGTAATTTCTTCATGCTTTAAAAGATCTTTTGCAATAATCGACATATCATATGCAGTTGAGTAGTGGTCTTCTGCTGGTAAACCAGTTGGATTTTGGAAACGTGTATTTTCTAATCCTAGTTCTTTAGCCTTTTCATTCATCATTGTTACAAAAGCCGCTTCACTTCCAGCAATACGTTCTGCTAGAGCAACACTTGCATCATTACCTGAGGCCATAGCAATTCCTTTTAAAAGATCTTCAACCGTCATCTCCTCCCCTTCTTCTAAGAAGATTTGTGATCCACCCATAGAAGCTGCATATTCACTAACTCGAACTTTTTCAGTCAATGTTATTTTTTCATCATCCAATGCTTCCATTATTAAAATAAGTGTCATCATTTTTGTCATACTAGCTGGTGGTAATTGTTCATGTGCATTTTTTTCGTAAAATATTTTACCGGTATCTCTTTCGATTAAAATAGCAGAACTTGCGTTTTCAGCTAGTGCTAATTCATCTGTTGTCGATTCATTTTCATTTGCGTTTGTCACCATTGGTTGGAAATAAAATAATAATAGTAACATCGTTAATAGTAGGACTGTTCTTTTCATCATGTGTAAACCTCCAAATACGTAATGTTCATATTTTTTCCATAAACCGTGATTTTTATAACAAAAAAAACACCTGAATTAAAAATTCAGGTGTTTTTCTGTTCTCTATTCTATTGGAGGTAGTCTTTTTCTTGATATTATTTAATAACCTGATAGATTAAATCAAGTCCAGCTACTTTTTTATCAGATATAGTATATGCCTGTTGCATCGTTTCTTCGGACTGCCCAGCAACCTGTGTATCACTAAATAATATAGCAATTGGGTCATCAATAGCTACGTGATCGCCTAATTTTTTTAGAAGTCTAATGCCAACACCATGATTAATAATATCTTCTTTGGTAGCTCTCCCAGCTCCTAAATGCATAGCAGCTATTCCAATTAATTCAGCGTCCATAGAGGATATATAACCTGTTTCTTTCGCTTTAATTTCTATCTCATATGAAGCTTTAGGAAGCTTATCAGGATCATCAATTACACTAATATCTCCACCTTGTGCTTCTACAAATGAGCGAAATGCTTGAAAAGCTTTCCCATTATCAAGGTTTTTCTCTAACTCGATATAAGCCGTTTCATAAGAATCAAAGACTTCAGCTAATACCGTCATATGTGCTGCTAATTCAAGCGATAATCTTCGCAAATCAGGTATATTCTTTCCTTGAAGAACGTCAATCGCTTCCTTCACCTCATTTGCATTGCCAATTTCATGGCCTAATGGTTGGTTCATATCACTTATTACTGCAATCGTATTCCGACCTAAATGTTTTCCGATAGTTACCATTTGTTGTGCTAAAGCTTGTGATTCTTTCATAGTTTTCATAAAAGCACCAGAACCAGTTTTTACGTCTAAGACAATACTATCGGCACCAGATGCTAGTTTTTTACTCATAATTGAACCTGCAATTAATGGAATTGAATCGACTGTTCCAGTCACATCACGTAATGCATATAATTTCTTATCTGCAGGAGCTAAATTACCTGTTTGACCTGCAACTGCTAATTTATATGTATTTACTTGTTCAATAAAAGCTTCTTTATCTAATTCGATTGTGAATCCAGGAATCGATTCTAATTTATCTAATGTACCACCAGTGTGTCCTAAACCTCTTCCAGACATTTTAGCTACAGGAACCCCTACAGACGCTACTAAAGGACCAACAATAAATGTCGTCTTATCTCCAACACCACCTGTAGAGTGCTTGTCTACTATATGGCCTTCTATAGCAGACAAATCAATTGTTTCACCTGAGGCAACCATAGCCTCTGTTAAATCCGCAGTCTCTTTTTCATTCATTCCGGAGTTATAAATTGACATTAACAAAGCAGAAACTTGATAATCAGGAATTGTTCCTTCTGTATAGCCATCAATAAAAAAAGATATCTCTTCTTTTGTTAACGCATGTCCATTTCGTTTTTTTAATATAACATCAACCATTCGCATTCTATTCACCTCTTATCTACAGATTATTTTAAACTAATGTTTTCACCATTTCTTTTACAAAAGTTAAGAAATCTTGTTTCACTCTTGTTGTAGTTTCAATAACTTCTTGATGATTAAGTGGTTGATCTAGAATACCTGCTGCCATATTAGATATACAAGATATTCCCAAAACGGATAGACCGGCGTGGTTTGCAACAATAACTTCTGGTACGGTTGACATACCAACAGCATCTCCACCCAAATAACGTAACATTCTCACTTCTGCTCCAGTTTCATATGATGGTCCAGTATTTCCAACATATACACCAGTTTGAACCTTTAAATTTAATTGCTTTGCAGTGTCTTTTGCGTGCGTGATTAATTCTCTATTATAGGCTTGTGACATATCAGGAAAACGGTCACCTAATTTATCATCATTTGGACCGATTAAAGGATTCGTTCCCATATTATTAATATGATCTTCAATTAACATTAAATCTCCTGGTTCAAATGATTCATTAATTCCTCCTGCTGCATTTGTCACGAACAATTGTTTAATGCCCAATTCTCTCATTACAAGAACTGGAAAAGTAACTTGTTCCATTGTATACCCTTCATAAAAATGGAATCGTCCTTGCATTGCAATTACTTGTTTTCCTTCTAAATTACCAATTACAAGTTGTCCTTTATGACCAGAAACCGTCGATACAGGAAAATGTGGAATATCTGCGTAAGGTATAGAAACAGCATCTGTTATCTCATCTGCCAACACGCCTAAACCTGAGCCTAAAATTAAACCAATTGTAGGCTGTACCTTAAGTTTCTCTTTTATAAATGTTTGTGCTTCTATTACTTGTTTTCTATCCATATTTATCCCCCTTATTTAATATCTTTCAAAAAACTTTCTCCATATTTAGGCATGCTTATTCCAAAGTTTTCGGCCACAGTAGCACCAATATCGGCAAAAGTTTGACGAATAGGTAGTTCTTGACCTGATTCTATTGCCTGATGATGAACAAGTAAAGGCACATATTCTCTAGTATGATCTGTTCCATGATGAATCGGATCATTTCCATGATCAGCTGTAATAATTAAAAGATCATCTGCCCGTAATTTGTTCAACACTTCTGGTAAACGAGCATCAAAAGTCTCTAGTGCTTCACCATATCCTTTTGGATCGCGTCTGTGTCCATATTTTGCATCAAAATCAACTAAATTCAAAAAGTTTAAGCCTTGAAAATCCTTGTCCATAGATTGAATGAATTTTTCCATGCCATCATCGTTATCATCCGTTCTAATCGATTCAGTAACTCCTTCACTATCAAAAATATCAGAAATTTTACCAAGTGCAACCACGTCAAAAGAAGCATCTTGTAATTCGTTCATTACTGTTCGACCGAATGGTTTTAACGCATAGTCATGTCGATTAGAAGTACGCTCAAAAGCACCTGGCTTTCCTGTAAATGGTCGCGTGATGATTCGTCCGACCATGTATTTATCATTTTTCGTTAGTTCACGTGCTATCTCACAAATTCTATATTGTTCCTCAATAGGTATGACATCTTCATGTGCTGCGATTTGTAACACAGAATCAGCAGAAGTATAGACGATAAGAGCCCCTGTCTCCATGTGTTCTTGACCAAGTTCTTTAATTATTTCTGTACCAGAAGCTGGTTTATTACCTATAATTTTACGACCAGTACGTTCTTCTATTTCTTTTAGTAAATCATCTGGAAACCCATCTGGAAATGTTTGAAAAGGCTGATCAATAAATAAACCCATCATTTCCCAATGACCAGTCATTGTATCTTTTCCATTTGATGCTTCTTGCATTTTTGTGTAATGTGCTAAAGGTTTAGAAGCTTTCTCAATACCCTCAATTTCTCTAATATTACTAAGCCCCATTTTTCCAATGGTCGGCATATGTAAACCGTTCATATGCGAAGCAATATGACCTAATGTATCTGCACCAACATCATTAAACTTTGGAGCGTCTGGTGCTTCTCCTATACCAACTGAATCCATTACAATTAAAAATATGCGTTTAAATGGTGCCATTATTACGTCCTCCTAGTTTTTCTGTTTAGCTTATGCTCTTGGATGATAACTTGAATATATATCCTTTAGCCTTGCTTTAGAGACATGGGTATATATTTGAGTAGTTGAAATATCAGCATGTCCTAACATTTCTTGAACGGATCTAAGATCTGCTCCGTTTTCAAGTAAGTGTGTGGCAAATGAATGTCTTAACGTGTGTGGCGTTATTTCCTTCTTAATGCCAACATCTCTTGCAACCCCTTTTAATATCTTCCAAAACCCTTGTCTTGAGAGCGGATTACCATGATGATTAACAAATAATTGGTCAATTTTTTTGTGTTTGACCAATTGTTCTCGACTATTTGTCAAGTAATTTTCTATTGCATCTTTTGCGATATCACCTAATGGAACGATTCTCTCCTTGCCACCTTTTCCAAGACAACCAACAAACCCCATCATTAGATGTAAATCACTTACCTTTATCTGAATTAATTCAGACACTCTTAAACCAGTAGCGTAAAGCATTTCTAACATTGCTTTATTACGAATGGTTAACGAATTCGGAGTAGGGATCATCAATAGCGTATCTATCTCTCTTGTTGAAAGAACTTTTGGTAGCGTTCGAGCCTTCTTAGGTGATTCAATATGTAAACTAGCATCCGCTAAAAATTGATATTCTCTAACTAAAAATTGGTGAAATAGTCTTATAGTTGAGAGTGCGCGGGCAATAGTTGCTTGTGAACGATCATGGTCCTTGAGATCATAAAGATAGTTTAATATATGACTACGGTCAACTTGTTTCCAATCTGATAGTTGACAATTCGTTTGTAAAAACGAACAATATTTTTTTATGTCGCGCCGGTAAGATTGTAACGTGTTAACTGATAGTCCTCTTTCTATTTGTAAGTAATGAAAAAAGTCATCAATAATATCTTGCATTTGCTATTCCCCTATTCGAAAAAAGATTGATAATCGATCAATCCAATCATGTTGTTCCTGTTGAATCACTTTTACAGCTTTTCCTTCTGGTGGATCATAGCGATGATAATTTTGGTATTCCACCTCCATAGCTCGCAATCCGAAATAGAATAAAGAAGTGCAAAGTAAGAATAGTAAAAATAGTTTCATTGTGTCTTTCATATAGCGCATTATATTCATAATTGGCATATCTCCTATCTATACCTGTTTCGCACATATTTAAAACGTGCTCCCTACAAGATATGCCAAATTGGTAAGAATATATACACACACTATAGCTAGATTACCGAAAAAAATGGTAACTGTAAATAAAAAAGCCCAAAATAAAAAGCCTTCTTCACTAAAAGGCTCTAATCATGAGGATGCTTTTAATTCTTCTTCTTGACATTTCCGACAAACACCGTGAAATGTTAAACGATGATCTTTTACTTTAAAACCCCAATCATTTTCAACAATTTTTTCTACATCTTCTAATAAATCATCCATAATCTCTTCAACAGATCCACACTCCATACATACTAAATGATGGTGGAAATGTGCGGCACCTTCTTCACGTAAATCATAACGGGATACACCATCACCGAAGTTTATTTTATCTACTATTTTTAGTTCAGATAATAACTCTAGGGTTCGATAAACAGTTGCCAAACCAATTTCAGGCGCTTTCTCTTTCACTAATAAATAAACATCTTCTGCACTTAAATGATCTTCTTCACGCTCTAATAAAACACGGACTGTAGCTTCGCGCTGTGGTGTAAGTTTATAGCTCTGCGAATGTAAATGCTTTTTTATTCGATCAATTCGATGCTCCATGTATGAAACCTCCCTTACATTCTCAATTATAAGTAGGGAGTAGCAACCTGTCAATTAAAATAATTATAAATTATTAGTGATAATCATTATTAATTTATAATTATTATTAATTATATAACCATGATATAACTAATTTCATTGCAGAACTAGACACAACTGATTCTACAAATGCTGCTATAGTTGCAATTCCAATAAACAAGATAAACACGACAACATATTGTAAAAATGGGCGGAATGTTGGTTGTTGTATTCTTCTAGAGAAAAGTTTTTGAAATAAAGCTAGTGAAAATATCATTGCTACGCTACTAGCTAATAAATAGATAGGAATAACAAATAAATTTTGCGGTGCAATAGATGCAGCAGCAAAGACTAACCCTTTCCACCCTAATTGATTCACAAAAAAACCAACAGAAAAACCAACGACAACTCCCTTAATAAACATTAATATCCAGATAATCGGTAAACCGATAACAGATAAACCTAATATAAAAAATAAAAGTAAGTATTGTAGATGATAGGAAAAACTTGTTTTAAAAAGCTCCTGCTTCTCTACTGTTGAACCTTCTAGTAATTGATTCATAAATTGATCAAGATAAAAATAGAGATCTTGTTTCTGAACAAAGTCCATACTATTTACGATGACTGCTCCAAAAATAACACCGATTAAAAACAAAACTAGCATAAAAAAATAAACGAGTCGATATTTTTTTATGTGGACTATTACATAATTGTGATTGCGATTCATAGAACTCCCTCCACTCCTACCATGAAAACTAGTGATTATAGTAAGAATCTATGAGGGAAGTTTATTAAATAGACCAATTACTCACATTTTCGTTCTAATTGTTCTCCCAAGTAACTTGTCCATATTTACCTCCACCACCTGATTTGACAGTTTGTTTCCCTTCGCGCATTTGCAAAATTTGTTTCGTTATCGATTTTGTCGTAATTTTCGTTAACTCTGCTTCTGCAGCATGATGGATAATATTCATTTCTGTACCAAATGTTTCAAGAAGTTTATCTACTGTTTTTGGACCTAGCCCTTTAATATATTCAAGTGGGATTTGATGGATATATGGAACACGGTTTATAGGTTGTTCATTTGTATCCTTTAGTTCGTTAATCCGATCCGCTACGCCCTTTATAACCCCATCGTGACCACATGTTTTGCAAATAGTCCCCTCTATTTGATTAGACAAGCATTGTTTACATACTGTCGTATGGTATTTACCTAGTTGTGGGTTCATTCCATAGTTTACTTCTATTTTTCTGTTTTCGACCCGATGCAGTGCCCATGTTAATTCTTTGAAGCTTGGGTATGCTACTTGCACCTTTTGGTATTCTCGGGCAATTTTTGCTAATGAGTGTGCATCAGAATTAGTTAAAAAAGTATAAGCGTGTAATTCTTTAATTACATCTGCCATTTCAGTATCAGAACTCAGGCCTAATTCAATTGCATCAATTAAATCCGGATCAAATACTTCCGTTAATGATTGATTAACCCCTTTACCATATAGACTTTTAAATGGTGTAAATACATGAGCGATAATGAACAAACCTTCTAATTCTTTCACTTTATATTGCAAATCTTTTCCTGAACCGTAATATCGTTGTGAACTTAAATTGATATTGGTCATTCTAGTTGATAACCAATCGGTGAATTGTTTCATTTTATGCAAATTAGGTAAATAACAAAGAACATGAATAGGTCCATGACAATTTTCATCATAGACTTCGATTTCAGATCCTAAGATTAATGTTACCTCTTCGAATTTTATACCGCCATCCTCTAGCTCTTCTGCTTTGTTCGTTGCTAGTAATTGATCCAATTCGTTTTGTACAGCAGGGACATGACAATCAATCACTCCAATTAATTGTATGCCTTTTTTACGACTTGCTTCTTTTAGAATATTGGTTAGTGTTAACGTTTTAGAACCCGTAATCTTAACGGGTTTGTTATGATAATCTCGGCCAATGTGTATATGTAGATCAGCATATATAGACTGTAACGACATATAAAGAACCTCACTTTTTTAATAATTGTTTAACATACATTAACGCATATACTGTTTTTGCATCATGAATTTTTTGTTCTGCCATTAATGCTTCCGCTTCCTCTAAAGTTAATTCCATTAATTCAACAAACTCATCTTCATCTAGAGATTTTTTCTCTTCTAACGGTTTAAGTTTATCTGTGAAATAAATATATAAAAGCTCATCTGCAAAACCAGGTGATGAATAAAAAGAAATAACAAGTTCTAATTGATCCGTTGTATAACCTGTCTCCTCCTCTAATTCACGTAAAGCAGTTACCTCTGGTTTTTCTCCCTCTTCCAATTTCCCGGCAGGTATTTCTACTAAACTTTTTTCTAATGGTTTACGATATTGTTCAACAAAAACAATTTTATTCTCTTCTGTCAATGCTATAATTGCAACAGCACCAGGATGTTTAATGATCTCTCTTTTTGATGTCTTACCATTCGGAAGAGATACCTCATCAATTTGTAGGCTTACCACTTTTCCATTAAAAATATTAGTTGTTTGAATTGTTTTCTCTTCAAATTTTTCAGCCATTATACTAAACCCCTCTCGATTATTCTTTCATTTATTTTACCATAGCAATTGCAAGAGTTGTATTTCGTTGTGTTTCTTTTTACAATAAGTAGTATCTATAAAGGAGAGGACGATTATTCATGAAGAAAAACCGTTTAGGTAATTCAGATTTATATGTTTCTGAATTGGGATTAGGATGTATGTCTTTAGGAACAAATCAACAAAAAGCCACTAACATTATTACAGAAGCTCTTGACCAGGGGATTAATTATTTAGATACAGCTGATTTATATGACAAAACAGAAAACGAAGCAATTGTTGGTAAAGCAATAAAAGGAAAACGAGACGATATTATTTTAGCAACCAAAGTAGGTAATCACCTTACTGAAAATGGCACTTGGTTTTGGGACCCTTCCAAGTCATATATCAAAGAGCAAGTAAAGAAGAGCTTACAAAGGTTACAAACGGACTATATTGATCTCTATCAGCTCCATGGTGGAACGATTGAAGATCCAATTGACGAAACCATAGAAGCATTTGAAGAGTTAAAAAAAGAAGGGCTCATTCGTTATTATGGCATCTCCTCAATCAGACCAAATGTGATTCGTGAATATGTGAAGCGCTCTTCGC
The nucleotide sequence above comes from Paraliobacillus zengyii. Encoded proteins:
- a CDS encoding DUF4227 family protein, yielding MNIMRYMKDTMKLFLLFLLCTSLFYFGLRAMEVEYQNYHRYDPPEGKAVKVIQQEQHDWIDRLSIFFRIGE
- a CDS encoding aldo/keto reductase — protein: MKKNRLGNSDLYVSELGLGCMSLGTNQQKATNIITEALDQGINYLDTADLYDKTENEAIVGKAIKGKRDDIILATKVGNHLTENGTWFWDPSKSYIKEQVKKSLQRLQTDYIDLYQLHGGTIEDPIDETIEAFEELKKEGLIRYYGISSIRPNVIREYVKRSSLVSVMMQYSLFDRRPEEEVFDLLEENNISVVTRGALAKGMLSDQASEVVKQKGKDGYLGYNYDALVAMTNELSKETNSLTVAALQYVLHQPAVASAVVGASSTKQLLDNIKLKDAAPFSESTYQALQRVSKPITYQNHR
- the deoB gene encoding phosphopentomutase, yielding MAPFKRIFLIVMDSVGIGEAPDAPKFNDVGADTLGHIASHMNGLHMPTIGKMGLSNIREIEGIEKASKPLAHYTKMQEASNGKDTMTGHWEMMGLFIDQPFQTFPDGFPDDLLKEIEERTGRKIIGNKPASGTEIIKELGQEHMETGALIVYTSADSVLQIAAHEDVIPIEEQYRICEIARELTKNDKYMVGRIITRPFTGKPGAFERTSNRHDYALKPFGRTVMNELQDASFDVVALGKISDIFDSEGVTESIRTDDNDDGMEKFIQSMDKDFQGLNFLNLVDFDAKYGHRRDPKGYGEALETFDARLPEVLNKLRADDLLIITADHGNDPIHHGTDHTREYVPLLVHHQAIESGQELPIRQTFADIGATVAENFGISMPKYGESFLKDIK
- the spoIIAA gene encoding anti-sigma F factor antagonist, which produces MSLITDWKTKENVLLVRLSGELDHHEAEQFKKEWQTMIKETKTEHVIMNLEQLTFMDSSGLGVILGRYKEIKQRDGEMVVCSISPAVKRLFELSGLFKIIRLEENESFALLRLGVAS
- the spoIIM gene encoding stage II sporulation protein M; the protein is MNRNHNYVIVHIKKYRLVYFFMLVLFLIGVIFGAVIVNSMDFVQKQDLYFYLDQFMNQLLEGSTVEKQELFKTSFSYHLQYLLLFFILGLSVIGLPIIWILMFIKGVVVGFSVGFFVNQLGWKGLVFAAASIAPQNLFVIPIYLLASSVAMIFSLALFQKLFSRRIQQPTFRPFLQYVVVFILFIGIATIAAFVESVVSSSAMKLVISWLYN
- a CDS encoding pyrimidine-nucleoside phosphorylase, whose protein sequence is MRMVDVILKKRNGHALTKEEISFFIDGYTEGTIPDYQVSALLMSIYNSGMNEKETADLTEAMVASGETIDLSAIEGHIVDKHSTGGVGDKTTFIVGPLVASVGVPVAKMSGRGLGHTGGTLDKLESIPGFTIELDKEAFIEQVNTYKLAVAGQTGNLAPADKKLYALRDVTGTVDSIPLIAGSIMSKKLASGADSIVLDVKTGSGAFMKTMKESQALAQQMVTIGKHLGRNTIAVISDMNQPLGHEIGNANEVKEAIDVLQGKNIPDLRRLSLELAAHMTVLAEVFDSYETAYIELEKNLDNGKAFQAFRSFVEAQGGDISVIDDPDKLPKASYEIEIKAKETGYISSMDAELIGIAAMHLGAGRATKEDIINHGVGIRLLKKLGDHVAIDDPIAILFSDTQVAGQSEETMQQAYTISDKKVAGLDLIYQVIK
- a CDS encoding purine-nucleoside phosphorylase, which gives rise to MDRKQVIEAQTFIKEKLKVQPTIGLILGSGLGVLADEITDAVSIPYADIPHFPVSTVSGHKGQLVIGNLEGKQVIAMQGRFHFYEGYTMEQVTFPVLVMRELGIKQLFVTNAAGGINESFEPGDLMLIEDHINNMGTNPLIGPNDDKLGDRFPDMSQAYNRELITHAKDTAKQLNLKVQTGVYVGNTGPSYETGAEVRMLRYLGGDAVGMSTVPEVIVANHAGLSVLGISCISNMAAGILDQPLNHQEVIETTTRVKQDFLTFVKEMVKTLV
- the xerD gene encoding site-specific tyrosine recombinase XerD encodes the protein MQDIIDDFFHYLQIERGLSVNTLQSYRRDIKKYCSFLQTNCQLSDWKQVDRSHILNYLYDLKDHDRSQATIARALSTIRLFHQFLVREYQFLADASLHIESPKKARTLPKVLSTREIDTLLMIPTPNSLTIRNKAMLEMLYATGLRVSELIQIKVSDLHLMMGFVGCLGKGGKERIVPLGDIAKDAIENYLTNSREQLVKHKKIDQLFVNHHGNPLSRQGFWKILKGVARDVGIKKEITPHTLRHSFATHLLENGADLRSVQEMLGHADISTTQIYTHVSKARLKDIYSSYHPRA
- a CDS encoding Fur family transcriptional regulator, with translation MEHRIDRIKKHLHSQSYKLTPQREATVRVLLEREEDHLSAEDVYLLVKEKAPEIGLATVYRTLELLSELKIVDKINFGDGVSRYDLREEGAAHFHHHLVCMECGSVEEIMDDLLEDVEKIVENDWGFKVKDHRLTFHGVCRKCQEEELKASS
- the spoIIAB gene encoding anti-sigma F factor; the encoded protein is MKNEMDIKFSSISANESFARVTIAAFVSQLDPTLDELTEIKTVVSEAVTNAIIHGYNHNANEMIYMTCSIDDDQVELVIRDTGVGIADIDQAIEPLYTSKPELERSGMGFTIMENFMDKVEVESTSGQGTIVKLIKHFNKSRTLCN
- a CDS encoding NUDIX hydrolase yields the protein MAEKFEEKTIQTTNIFNGKVVSLQIDEVSLPNGKTSKREIIKHPGAVAIIALTEENKIVFVEQYRKPLEKSLVEIPAGKLEEGEKPEVTALRELEEETGYTTDQLELVISFYSSPGFADELLYIYFTDKLKPLEEKKSLDEDEFVELMELTLEEAEALMAEQKIHDAKTVYALMYVKQLLKK
- a CDS encoding D-alanyl-D-alanine carboxypeptidase family protein, with product MKRTVLLLTMLLLLFYFQPMVTNANENESTTDELALAENASSAILIERDTGKIFYEKNAHEQLPPASMTKMMTLILIMEALDDEKITLTEKVRVSEYAASMGGSQIFLEEGEEMTVEDLLKGIAMASGNDASVALAERIAGSEAAFVTMMNEKAKELGLENTRFQNPTGLPAEDHYSTAYDMSIIAKDLLKHEEITTYTSVYEDYLRKGTEDEFWLVNTNKLVKFYDGVDGLKTGYTSEAKYCLTATAKKDNMRVIAVALGAESTKARNQAVTQMFDYAFSQYKTEQLYEGQQAVTKISMVKADKDEVDVITEDAVSIVLEKGEKQSGIETNIKINQDIQLPLTKGSQVGLLEVKKDGKLLSETPLLLKETLEEASVWKLFKYSMKELVKKEG
- a CDS encoding endonuclease Q family protein; this encodes MSLQSIYADLHIHIGRDYHNKPVKITGSKTLTLTNILKEASRKKGIQLIGVIDCHVPAVQNELDQLLATNKAEELEDGGIKFEEVTLILGSEIEVYDENCHGPIHVLCYLPNLHKMKQFTDWLSTRMTNINLSSQRYYGSGKDLQYKVKELEGLFIIAHVFTPFKSLYGKGVNQSLTEVFDPDLIDAIELGLSSDTEMADVIKELHAYTFLTNSDAHSLAKIAREYQKVQVAYPSFKELTWALHRVENRKIEVNYGMNPQLGKYHTTVCKQCLSNQIEGTICKTCGHDGVIKGVADRINELKDTNEQPINRVPYIHQIPLEYIKGLGPKTVDKLLETFGTEMNIIHHAAEAELTKITTKSITKQILQMREGKQTVKSGGGGKYGQVTWENN